A DNA window from Maribellus comscasis contains the following coding sequences:
- a CDS encoding 6-bladed beta-propeller: protein MKNIVLIIVLTINALQFKEDSCNSNKYNKIPSAESSCNPKNEETKVLDVFGSDCTDLTFESIDLVSLETLHNVLIGEFNQLLVNFDKENIYISNVVQGETFRFNKKGKFINKIGKLGGGPKEISSFDDICFHGDTVDILNNMGDKVRVIGYKNDDTFLYSKSINLIAYSFEWMSPGYIFETSYRKGYPYRIYMTDVNGKITGTFLPNTTGFAMGQIENNFSRLGSKVYCKESYNNKVYIAEKSNLFPTYNIDLGSFAVPDEYFKSKPVQAFQLLLGHAFASIVNYFETPSDALFHIRQKPKSKSPNEDLIDYIFVLDKGTNKLMKRSFQMQSEDLFKYPVSGTLNNELIFLIYPYMIFNDQQTFNRLPINNPEIISRLKVDDNPVLAICKIKG from the coding sequence ATGAAAAATATTGTATTAATTATAGTCTTAACTATTAATGCTTTGCAGTTTAAAGAAGATAGCTGCAATTCAAACAAATACAATAAAATTCCATCTGCCGAATCTTCCTGCAATCCAAAGAATGAGGAGACAAAAGTGCTGGATGTATTTGGTTCTGATTGTACTGATTTAACATTTGAATCAATTGATCTTGTATCATTGGAAACATTGCATAATGTTCTTATCGGTGAGTTTAATCAATTGTTAGTGAATTTTGATAAGGAGAATATTTATATTTCAAATGTTGTTCAAGGAGAAACATTTCGCTTCAACAAAAAAGGAAAATTTATTAATAAAATAGGAAAATTAGGGGGTGGACCAAAAGAAATTTCTTCGTTCGACGATATTTGCTTTCATGGAGACACTGTTGATATTCTGAATAACATGGGAGATAAAGTAAGAGTTATAGGTTACAAAAATGACGATACATTTCTTTATTCAAAATCAATAAATTTAATTGCATATTCTTTTGAGTGGATGTCTCCTGGGTATATTTTTGAAACAAGTTACCGTAAGGGTTATCCTTATCGTATTTATATGACTGATGTAAATGGAAAAATAACAGGTACTTTTTTACCAAATACTACTGGATTTGCAATGGGGCAAATAGAAAATAATTTTTCCAGATTAGGGTCAAAAGTATATTGTAAGGAATCCTATAATAACAAAGTTTATATTGCTGAAAAGTCTAATTTATTTCCTACCTACAACATAGATCTTGGATCGTTTGCTGTGCCTGATGAATATTTCAAAAGCAAACCCGTTCAAGCATTTCAACTTTTACTGGGCCATGCATTTGCATCAATAGTGAATTATTTTGAAACCCCATCTGACGCCCTTTTCCATATTAGACAAAAGCCGAAGTCCAAAAGCCCAAATGAGGATTTAATTGATTACATTTTTGTGTTAGACAAGGGTACAAACAAATTAATGAAAAGGTCTTTCCAGATGCAATCTGAAGATTTATTCAAATATCCGGTTTCGGGTACATTAAACAATGAGCTCATTTTCTTAATTTATCCATACATGATTT
- a CDS encoding sialidase family protein — protein sequence MKKILFLTFALLSLASVAQQKNKYKSIVEEKFIFTPQSEHSHGSSIVALPNGDFLACWFQGSGERKSDDVRIMGSRLQKGKTTWGKPFVMADTPGLPDCNPVLFLNNKEKLFLVWIAVQGNMWEGSILRTRTTTNYNQAGAPVWEWQDNILLKPGEEFESEVEEKYAEMPELEHGWAGYAPLYDNLIIEASKNKVNRSIGWMTRIKPLILESGRIILPLYSDGYNFSICAISDDDGETWRPSKPIVGRGPIQPALALKTNGDIVAFMRDSGDAPARVHKSISKDKGESWTYSVKTDIPNTASVEILVLKDGRWAFVGNDIDDGRYRVVLMLSDDQGETWKWKEYLENDSKQGGGSYSYPGLIQTQDGLLHITYSSRTSETEKSIKYLVVNPEKIN from the coding sequence ATGAAAAAAATATTATTTCTGACTTTTGCTTTGCTGAGTTTAGCTTCCGTGGCGCAACAAAAAAATAAATATAAATCGATTGTGGAAGAGAAGTTTATTTTTACGCCTCAATCCGAACATTCACATGGCAGTAGTATTGTAGCATTGCCCAATGGTGATTTTCTGGCATGTTGGTTCCAGGGAAGTGGTGAACGCAAATCGGATGATGTGAGAATTATGGGATCACGGCTTCAAAAAGGAAAAACAACCTGGGGAAAACCTTTTGTAATGGCTGATACACCCGGTTTGCCCGATTGTAATCCGGTTCTGTTTCTGAACAACAAAGAAAAGCTTTTTTTGGTTTGGATTGCTGTTCAGGGAAACATGTGGGAAGGCTCAATTTTACGTACGCGCACCACAACAAATTATAATCAGGCGGGAGCTCCGGTTTGGGAATGGCAAGACAATATTTTACTAAAACCCGGAGAGGAGTTTGAAAGTGAAGTAGAGGAAAAGTATGCTGAAATGCCCGAGTTGGAGCACGGCTGGGCAGGTTATGCTCCTCTTTATGACAATTTGATTATTGAAGCCAGCAAAAACAAAGTAAACCGAAGCATTGGCTGGATGACCCGGATAAAGCCGCTTATTCTGGAAAGTGGACGAATTATTTTACCGCTCTATTCGGACGGTTATAATTTTTCGATTTGTGCGATTTCTGATGATGACGGCGAAACGTGGCGACCTTCAAAACCAATAGTTGGAAGAGGGCCGATTCAACCTGCTCTTGCTTTAAAAACCAATGGTGATATTGTTGCGTTTATGCGCGATAGCGGAGATGCTCCGGCACGTGTCCATAAAAGTATTTCGAAAGATAAAGGTGAGAGCTGGACTTATTCTGTAAAAACAGATATTCCAAACACAGCCAGTGTTGAGATTCTGGTTTTAAAAGACGGTCGTTGGGCATTTGTTGGAAATGATATTGACGATGGCAGATACCGTGTGGTGTTGATGCTTTCTGACGACCAGGGAGAAACATGGAAATGGAAAGAATATCTGGAAAACGACTCGAAACAGGGTGGGGGAAGTTATTCCTATCCGGGTCTTATTCAAACTCAGGATGGATTGCTTCATATTACTTATTCTTCACGGACCTCTGAAACCGAAAAATCAATTAAATACCTGGTAGTAAACCCGGAAAAAATAAACTAG
- a CDS encoding purple acid phosphatase family protein — MRRLMNLSFGLAFLIYVLSACETKEQEKHLSVEGVIDKAITVLYQTRNEEELAALTNEQAFALFSEEEKQTLSSKHWMFDVSVPVVVSVIRSIKQKDIPFWLENGGFTKTGMTLKNEMTTYEVWQKEFDSGRVGLGINGFGNYGLHYFVSVGPQNRDDKLVLSNFFPENQYVGTMDNGAFTYHDWDELVLEDVPAALQGQKLLTTIRGRGVETHLVGAFRKTIYPSSAIPDQVMLTWSSNPATGIDIQWRTDTTVNNGSVVYWEEGSSEMFSVNAERYTMEDLRLMNDRFCNRFTAQLRGLKPGKRYEYQISPENEWNEKYKFTTEEENDSFSFIWFGDTHYSPEWGKVANVAFRNHPDAAFYTIAGDLVSDGLHRDQWDELFAYSEDIISQRPFMNVPGNHDNRLGLGAKMYRDMFSYPGNGPDDVNQEQTYAFTYKNSLFLMIDATSPVEKQTTWIENQLKNSDAIWKFAVFHFPPYNWEEPYLDIQKEWVPVFDKYHVDMVFGGHIHYYMRSKPLKNGDVVASYNDGTAYIISIGIPSKTEDFINEPYAELRKMEGQFYQYIEIDDNQLIYKSVDSDNNVIDSFNLKK; from the coding sequence ATGCGACGATTGATGAATTTGAGTTTTGGATTAGCCTTTTTAATTTATGTTCTCTCAGCGTGTGAGACAAAAGAGCAGGAAAAGCATTTATCTGTAGAAGGTGTGATAGATAAGGCTATTACAGTTCTGTATCAAACCCGTAATGAGGAAGAACTGGCAGCGTTGACAAATGAACAGGCGTTTGCGCTTTTTTCAGAAGAAGAAAAGCAAACTCTGTCGTCTAAGCACTGGATGTTTGATGTAAGTGTACCTGTTGTTGTTTCTGTAATTCGAAGTATAAAACAAAAAGATATTCCGTTTTGGCTGGAAAATGGTGGATTTACAAAAACCGGAATGACCCTGAAAAATGAAATGACCACCTACGAAGTATGGCAAAAAGAATTTGATTCAGGGAGAGTTGGGCTGGGTATAAATGGTTTCGGGAATTATGGCTTGCACTATTTTGTTTCTGTTGGTCCGCAAAATAGAGACGATAAATTGGTTTTGAGCAATTTTTTCCCCGAAAATCAATATGTGGGAACAATGGATAACGGAGCGTTTACCTATCACGACTGGGATGAACTGGTATTGGAAGATGTACCTGCAGCGTTGCAAGGACAAAAACTTTTAACAACGATTCGGGGAAGAGGTGTCGAAACACATTTGGTTGGCGCGTTTCGGAAAACAATTTATCCTTCATCCGCTATTCCCGATCAGGTAATGCTAACCTGGAGTTCCAATCCCGCAACGGGTATTGATATTCAGTGGCGTACAGATACAACAGTTAACAATGGCAGTGTTGTTTATTGGGAAGAGGGCAGCAGTGAAATGTTTTCGGTTAATGCAGAGAGGTATACGATGGAAGATTTAAGGTTGATGAACGATCGCTTTTGTAATCGTTTTACGGCTCAACTCCGGGGTTTAAAACCAGGAAAAAGATACGAATATCAGATAAGCCCAGAGAATGAATGGAACGAAAAATATAAATTCACAACCGAAGAAGAAAATGATTCATTCTCATTCATCTGGTTTGGCGATACTCATTATTCACCTGAATGGGGTAAGGTGGCCAATGTTGCGTTCAGAAATCACCCGGATGCCGCGTTTTATACAATTGCCGGAGATTTGGTAAGCGATGGCCTGCATCGCGATCAGTGGGATGAACTGTTCGCATATTCCGAAGACATTATTAGTCAGCGCCCTTTTATGAATGTGCCGGGAAATCATGATAACCGTCTCGGACTTGGTGCAAAAATGTATCGTGATATGTTTAGTTATCCTGGCAACGGACCTGATGATGTTAACCAGGAACAAACCTATGCATTTACCTATAAGAATTCTTTGTTTTTAATGATTGATGCCACTTCACCAGTTGAAAAGCAAACGACGTGGATAGAGAATCAATTAAAAAATTCAGATGCAATCTGGAAGTTTGCAGTATTTCACTTTCCACCCTACAATTGGGAAGAACCTTATTTGGATATTCAAAAAGAATGGGTGCCGGTATTTGATAAATACCACGTTGATATGGTTTTTGGAGGCCATATCCACTATTATATGCGCTCAAAACCTTTGAAGAACGGAGATGTGGTTGCATCATACAACGATGGAACAGCATACATTATCTCGATTGGTATCCCTTCAAAAACTGAAGATTTTATAAATGAGCCTTATGCAGAGCTTAGAAAAATGGAAGGGCAGTTTTATCAGTATATTGAAATCGACGATAATCAGTTGATTTATAAATCTGTAGACTCAGATAATAATGTAATTGACTCATTCAATTTGAAGAAATAA
- a CDS encoding MFS transporter, with product MTTQKAQWGKLLPVFLSFIVMGFIDIIGVAVGYVKQDFEVSDFIAQFLPMMVLLWFFVLSVPVGILQDKVGKRNMLNTGMTLQAVGLGLPFVHYSFGMMFASFILLGIGNTIIQVSANPLLQDVSPAEKLASFLSTSQFVKAIVSFAGPLIATFLAVQFGDWRLVFAVYGIASVFATIWLASTPITESKPERDPATFASCFGLMKNRFVALMALSIFLIVGAEVAVNTNITTVLIAKFGLTLEKAAIGISVFFAGETIARLTGAITLNWIKSRPFLLLVALVSLAGVVGVFIAPTYILALVAIFIIGLGAGNMFPIIFSLALEKMPDRANEISGLLIMAVSGGAFVPPVMGFVSSAVSPLASIAVVGICMLYILWISFYVRKN from the coding sequence ATGACAACTCAAAAAGCTCAGTGGGGGAAATTACTCCCCGTTTTTCTTTCTTTTATCGTGATGGGATTTATCGATATTATTGGTGTTGCCGTGGGCTACGTGAAACAGGATTTTGAAGTTTCCGATTTTATAGCGCAATTTCTGCCAATGATGGTGCTATTATGGTTTTTTGTGCTTTCAGTGCCTGTTGGAATATTACAGGACAAAGTTGGAAAACGAAATATGTTAAATACTGGGATGACATTGCAGGCTGTAGGGCTGGGCTTGCCCTTTGTACATTATTCATTTGGAATGATGTTCGCCTCTTTTATTCTTTTGGGAATTGGAAATACCATTATCCAGGTTTCAGCAAACCCGCTGCTTCAGGACGTTTCTCCTGCTGAAAAATTAGCCAGTTTTCTGAGCACTTCACAGTTTGTAAAAGCTATTGTTTCTTTTGCCGGACCTCTGATTGCAACTTTTTTGGCTGTTCAGTTTGGCGATTGGCGACTGGTTTTTGCCGTTTATGGAATTGCTTCAGTTTTTGCGACAATTTGGTTGGCATCAACTCCAATCACAGAGTCAAAACCAGAAAGAGACCCGGCCACTTTTGCTTCCTGTTTCGGGCTGATGAAAAATCGTTTTGTCGCTTTAATGGCGCTTTCAATTTTTTTAATTGTAGGAGCAGAAGTTGCTGTAAATACAAATATTACAACGGTTCTAATTGCCAAGTTTGGACTAACACTGGAAAAAGCTGCAATTGGAATTAGTGTGTTTTTTGCCGGAGAAACGATAGCTCGTTTAACCGGAGCAATTACTCTGAACTGGATTAAATCGCGTCCTTTTCTTCTTTTGGTGGCTTTGGTATCGCTGGCCGGAGTAGTTGGTGTTTTTATTGCACCAACATATATTTTGGCATTGGTGGCCATCTTTATCATCGGACTGGGGGCAGGAAATATGTTCCCGATTATTTTCTCACTGGCATTGGAAAAAATGCCCGACCGTGCCAACGAGATTTCAGGATTATTGATTATGGCTGTTTCCGGTGGCGCCTTTGTTCCTCCGGTAATGGGATTTGTTAGTTCAGCAGTTTCTCCACTGGCGAGTATTGCGGTTGTGGGGATTTGTATGCTTTATATTTTATGGATATCCTTCTACGTTCGTAAGAATTAG
- a CDS encoding efflux RND transporter permease subunit, with product MQPATKEKSAFSPFSIIVVFLALMIIGIAFIPMLNISYKPDRTLPQLTISFRWANASPKVIEEETSKIEGVLGKVGQVKNIESTSSVGSGRIMLEFDKTVDLNKKRYEVSTLIRQLRSNMPDGMSYPEIVTNAEDNDEVVSFMVLTLNASASTHYIEKVANQQVIPSLLKIRGIADILLYGSTPYQWEINFDPELLKNFSLSPYEIATAINRLGDKTFLGNQKNVSGSSIPVLASTKYIEPEKWGNLTLANKGGRIIKLSDIASVKLKEKPPESYYRINGKNTINLVIYSAQGENQIKLSGEIYDQLDLIRENLPFGYFVQVASDSTEYIREELTKIGLRTLFSLIILLLFVLVVSRSFRVLTILSVSLIANLLIACVFYYLLKVEIHIYSLAGITVSFGIIIDNSILMVTHLQKQKGLRVFISLLAATLTTLGALSVVFFLKENQKVLLIDFTYVMLINLSVSLVISLFLVPSLMEKLYHEKSDAKAPVRVRKRVVKITKAYSRFIGFEKRYKWAFFILIILAFGLPVGSIPGEIEKNDNDTSPETKVVQFYNKTLGAEKFQSNIKPVLEKVFGGALRLFTEFVFEGSFYSDPGKTKLYVRGQMPEGCTIQQLNDAVRKMEQYISQFSEVEQFETRITSYRNSSITIQFTKEAEKSSFPFMLKSQVESKAISLGGMDWSVLGVGKGFSNALNMDYKNSHILLTGYNYDQLYRYAEQLEQKLLQNPRVNNTEINSSNSWGSTTRYEYKLEVDKDLLALQNLNYYDYTGSLFTQLYSQNLAPFYNETELQPVVLLSNQSDSYNKWDFYNVPVNTSEGQKKLSQAGEIHKLLAGKSIIKKNQVYQIYLNYNFVGPGPLSKMVKEREIEAINEVLPLGYKAQEPERFWYWDNKDKKQYYLLLLIIVIIYFITAILFESLLKPLAVISLIPISFIGVFLTFYLFDFNFDQGGFASFILLSGLVVNAAIYIINDFNNLVSRKNKKVTVRTFLKAFNQKIVAITLTILSTVLGLIPFVWGGQKEVFWFAFAAGAMGGLLFSMVAIIVYLPLFLKLKRDKSL from the coding sequence ATGCAGCCTGCTACAAAAGAAAAATCAGCCTTTTCACCTTTTTCTATCATTGTGGTTTTCCTGGCGTTAATGATTATCGGGATTGCATTTATTCCGATGCTTAACATCAGTTACAAACCCGACCGCACTTTACCACAACTGACGATTAGTTTTCGGTGGGCAAATGCTTCACCCAAAGTAATTGAAGAAGAAACCTCAAAGATAGAAGGTGTACTTGGGAAAGTGGGACAGGTGAAAAATATTGAATCCACATCCTCGGTGGGAAGCGGGCGCATCATGTTGGAATTTGACAAAACTGTTGATTTAAACAAAAAGCGCTACGAGGTTTCTACACTCATCCGCCAGCTTCGAAGCAACATGCCTGATGGGATGAGCTATCCCGAAATTGTTACCAATGCCGAAGATAACGATGAAGTAGTCAGTTTTATGGTGCTTACACTCAACGCCAGTGCTTCCACTCACTATATTGAAAAAGTAGCCAATCAGCAGGTTATCCCGTCGCTGTTAAAAATAAGGGGCATTGCCGATATTTTGCTTTATGGCTCCACACCGTATCAGTGGGAAATCAATTTCGACCCGGAACTGCTGAAAAATTTTTCACTTTCGCCCTACGAGATTGCAACCGCTATAAACCGGCTGGGGGATAAAACTTTTTTGGGTAACCAAAAAAATGTATCGGGCTCGTCGATTCCGGTGCTGGCTTCCACAAAGTACATAGAACCCGAAAAATGGGGAAATTTGACTCTTGCCAACAAAGGCGGACGCATCATAAAACTCTCTGATATTGCCAGCGTAAAATTAAAAGAAAAACCGCCTGAATCGTATTACCGGATCAATGGAAAAAATACAATCAATCTTGTTATTTATTCAGCTCAGGGGGAAAATCAGATAAAACTTTCGGGTGAAATCTACGATCAACTTGATCTTATCCGGGAAAACTTACCTTTTGGATATTTCGTACAGGTAGCATCCGACAGTACCGAATATATTCGCGAAGAGCTCACAAAAATTGGTTTGCGTACGCTTTTTTCGTTAATAATTTTACTGCTTTTTGTACTGGTTGTCAGCCGCTCATTTCGCGTATTGACCATTCTTTCCGTTTCTCTGATAGCCAATTTACTTATTGCCTGTGTGTTTTATTATCTGCTGAAAGTTGAGATTCATATCTACTCACTGGCTGGAATCACTGTCTCTTTCGGGATAATTATTGACAATAGCATCTTAATGGTTACCCACCTTCAGAAACAAAAAGGTTTGCGTGTTTTTATTTCGCTTTTGGCGGCAACACTGACCACCCTGGGAGCACTTTCGGTTGTATTCTTTTTAAAAGAAAATCAGAAAGTATTGCTAATTGATTTTACCTATGTAATGCTGATAAACCTTTCTGTTTCGCTGGTCATTTCGTTGTTTCTGGTTCCTTCATTGATGGAGAAGTTATATCATGAGAAATCGGATGCCAAAGCGCCGGTGCGGGTGCGAAAACGGGTAGTGAAGATTACAAAAGCTTATTCACGCTTTATCGGTTTTGAAAAACGTTATAAGTGGGCATTTTTTATTTTGATTATTCTGGCTTTTGGACTGCCGGTGGGTTCCATTCCCGGCGAAATTGAAAAAAACGACAACGATACAAGCCCCGAAACCAAAGTTGTACAGTTTTATAATAAAACGCTGGGAGCAGAAAAATTCCAGTCAAATATAAAACCCGTTCTTGAAAAAGTTTTTGGAGGGGCACTCCGTTTGTTTACAGAATTTGTTTTTGAGGGTAGTTTTTATTCTGACCCAGGAAAAACAAAACTGTATGTACGCGGACAAATGCCCGAAGGATGCACCATTCAGCAGCTCAACGATGCTGTTAGGAAAATGGAACAATATATCAGCCAATTTAGCGAAGTAGAGCAGTTTGAAACACGCATTACCAGTTACCGGAATTCGTCCATTACCATCCAGTTTACAAAAGAAGCGGAGAAATCTTCTTTTCCTTTTATGCTGAAAAGCCAGGTGGAATCAAAAGCCATTTCCCTGGGTGGTATGGATTGGAGTGTTCTCGGTGTTGGAAAAGGTTTTTCAAATGCACTGAATATGGATTACAAAAACAGCCATATTTTGCTGACCGGATACAACTACGACCAATTGTACAGATATGCCGAGCAACTGGAACAAAAACTGCTGCAAAACCCACGAGTGAACAACACCGAAATAAACAGTTCCAATTCCTGGGGGTCGACTACACGTTACGAATACAAATTGGAAGTGGATAAAGATTTACTGGCTTTACAAAACCTCAATTATTACGATTACACAGGCTCTCTTTTTACCCAGCTGTATTCCCAAAACCTCGCACCGTTTTATAACGAAACTGAACTTCAACCCGTGGTTTTACTGTCAAATCAAAGCGATTCGTATAATAAATGGGATTTTTACAATGTTCCGGTTAATACATCCGAAGGACAAAAGAAACTTTCGCAGGCAGGCGAGATTCACAAGTTATTGGCGGGGAAGAGCATTATTAAAAAGAATCAGGTGTATCAAATATATTTGAATTACAACTTTGTGGGACCGGGGCCGCTTTCCAAAATGGTAAAGGAACGCGAAATAGAAGCAATAAACGAAGTACTGCCACTGGGTTATAAAGCACAGGAGCCTGAACGATTCTGGTACTGGGATAATAAGGATAAAAAACAGTATTATCTTTTATTACTGATTATTGTAATTATTTATTTCATTACAGCTATTTTATTTGAATCGCTGCTCAAACCGCTGGCCGTAATCAGCCTGATTCCGATTTCATTTATTGGCGTGTTTCTTACGTTTTATCTCTTTGATTTCAATTTTGACCAAGGAGGATTTGCTTCGTTTATTTTATTAAGCGGACTGGTTGTAAACGCAGCCATTTATATTATTAATGACTTTAATAATCTGGTATCACGCAAAAACAAAAAAGTTACTGTTCGAACTTTTCTAAAAGCTTTCAACCAGAAAATTGTTGCCATAACTTTGACAATCTTATCAACCGTACTGGGACTAATTCCTTTTGTCTGGGGAGGACAAAAAGAAGTATTTTGGTTTGCGTTTGCAGCAGGAGCAATGGGCGGCTTGTTATTTTCAATGGTTGCGATAATTGTTTATCTGCCGTTGTTTTTAAAACTGAAAAGGGATAAAAGTTTATAA
- a CDS encoding metallophosphoesterase family protein: protein MRSIFILLLLCVFPGFMLSAQNKVELKFKPDGEFKIIQFTDTHVNIQKGQNLDIFEQFQKIIELEKPDLALVTGDVVAEDEWEEAYPFFVALFETEKLPWAVVFGNHDSKDSASREAIASFLETLPFCLNVANDGGATGSSNFVLPVYGKSEKAEALLYCLDSNSRSTLTPRVDGYGWFDLSQIEWYNRNSKKYTLLNDGEPLPALAYFHIPLPEYDLAWNDKSASRIGKKREPICCPDINTGMFAAMVQCGDVMGTFVGHDHYNDFVVNYYDIALAYGRASKIRNQKKPGLGSRVVVLKEGKREFDSWIREGTGKKLQECTFPGSFVENTSK from the coding sequence ATGAGAAGCATTTTTATTCTGTTATTATTGTGTGTATTTCCCGGGTTCATGTTAAGTGCACAAAATAAAGTTGAATTAAAATTTAAGCCAGACGGTGAATTCAAAATCATTCAATTTACTGATACTCATGTAAATATTCAAAAAGGTCAGAATCTTGATATTTTTGAACAATTTCAGAAGATTATTGAATTAGAAAAACCGGATTTGGCTTTGGTTACCGGAGACGTAGTTGCAGAAGATGAATGGGAAGAAGCGTATCCTTTTTTTGTAGCGCTTTTTGAAACAGAAAAACTTCCGTGGGCTGTTGTATTTGGAAATCACGATTCAAAAGACAGCGCTTCGCGTGAAGCTATTGCTTCATTCCTGGAAACTTTACCTTTTTGTTTGAATGTGGCTAATGACGGGGGTGCCACCGGCAGTTCCAATTTTGTACTTCCGGTTTATGGTAAATCGGAAAAAGCAGAAGCGCTTTTATATTGTCTGGACTCAAACTCCAGAAGTACACTAACGCCACGTGTTGATGGTTATGGCTGGTTCGATTTGTCGCAAATTGAATGGTATAACAGAAACAGTAAAAAGTATACACTCCTCAACGACGGTGAACCCTTGCCGGCCCTGGCCTACTTTCATATACCGCTTCCGGAATATGATTTGGCCTGGAACGATAAAAGCGCCTCAAGGATTGGAAAAAAGAGGGAGCCAATTTGCTGTCCCGATATTAATACCGGAATGTTTGCTGCAATGGTTCAATGCGGAGATGTAATGGGAACTTTTGTTGGGCACGACCATTATAACGATTTTGTAGTAAATTATTACGATATTGCCCTTGCTTACGGGAGGGCATCCAAAATCAGAAACCAGAAAAAGCCGGGACTGGGGAGCAGAGTGGTTGTTTTGAAAGAAGGAAAAAGAGAATTCGATTCCTGGATTCGCGAGGGAACAGGCAAAAAATTGCAGGAATGTACATTCCCGGGTTCCTTTGTAGAAAATACATCAAAGTAG